From the Aerosakkonema funiforme FACHB-1375 genome, the window GCTTGCTGAGTACGCGAGTTAGGATCGCCTGCTTTTGCATAAATTTGAATGGCTTGTTCCCAGTGCGCGATCGCTTTATCTATCTGCCCAATTTGCCTAAAAGCAACTGCCAAGTTGCTGTAGATTATTGCCCGCTCCTGTGAAGCTGAAGTTTGGGAAAGGGCTTGTTGCCAGAGATTAATAGCTTCAGCATACTTGCCAGCTTCATAAAACCCCTGTCCCTGCTGGACTAGCCGCTCGACAGATAATTGTAAATTTGAGAGTTTAGTTTCGATATCGTCATTTTTAACTGGCAAATTTCTTAAATCTGAAATAAACGATTTTTCAATATCTGTAAATGTTTCCTGCGCTCCCGAAACCGCTGTATTTACTAAAATGCAAAGCAGGAAGCTGACTAAAAATAATACATATCGGCGTCGCCGCCGTCGTAAAGCTTTCATTTGTTAATGTTTAGCGGTTAGTGATGATTCAATTTTATACCAAAACTAACCGCTAGGAGCAAAGATTTAACCAATTTTTTAGCTCTCTGTATTGGGCTCGTGGGTTGGCAATCTTTTTAAGCATTCTGAGGTAACTTCGGGAGCGGCCTTAAATATTGCTGCGCCTGAAGTCACTTTAAACGAGCCAACTATATCGGTTTGCGATCGCAAATTTTCCCGTTGCCACGGAATTTCAGTAGCATTGGAGTCCAAGGGCAAGAAAATAGTGAAGACTTCGCCTTGCTGTGGGCGTTGCCGCACAATCAATTTTCCACCCAGCGCGTGGAAAATATTTTTAGTAACGCTATGGTTAAGACTCAAACTACCTGTTTCCGGTTGGAACATCAGCAATTGACCGATCGACCTCCGAGTTGACTGAGTACCCTGCACTTGAGACATCTGTTGTTTTTCACACTCAGGAATTACACTGCCAGTTTGGGGTTGAACTTGCAACTTGAGTTGATTTCCGGCTGGCATCACCTGAACTTGGATATGACTACCGGCAGGTAAGCTGCGGGTGAAATTTTCAATCAAGCCGGTGAGAACGCGATCGAGCATGGTCGGATCGCTGACTACCTGCGGCATCTGTTGTGGCAAAATCACATCTAGAGTTTGATTGCGCTGAGAAGCTTGTTTTTCCCAACGCGGCAAACTTTGCTGAAAAACTTGGGCAAGCGACACCTGGGTAAGGTGAACCGGCGAAGATTCTTTAGCGGCAGTTTCCAATTCCGCAGCTCGGAAAAGCAACTCCATACGATCGATTTGCTCGGTACATTCGCGATCGATAATTTCCAACCGCTTGATAATGTCTGGTGCCAAATTCTTGCGCTTGAGCAACAATCTCGTCAGAGTGCGAATTGTAGTCAGAGGCGTTCTGACTTCGTGTGCAAAAGCCTGCAACAATTCCACACTCATATCCGTTGTCTGTTGTTCCTTGTCGCTAGCCGCTGACGGCTGAGCGCTGGCGACTGAGGAGTGAGTGCTGACTGTTGACGGCTCTTCCGGTATGTGTTTGAGCAACAAGCGCGTAAATTGCATCACTGTTCGGTAATCCGGTGCGATGGGCGCAAATTGCTCAAAAAACGCATCCAGTTGCAAAACCCGGTCTGGAGAACCCAGAAATACCCGATTTCTGAGCGCTAGCCAAGCATCTCGAACAACTTCTGGTTC encodes:
- a CDS encoding sensor histidine kinase; protein product: MAPLWLYLLLASCSCCGWMSVHKWLLPKLSEVLAQSTPNWAEESPLTAKSGRGKWKAATEIDTQQPSKNRIALQQLKSEQEWRGAIAALEMMLRSTLSCSDGEDIDPVTPQGLILAGPVPILSDSAVNSRFQTWIFSTQLAHPGAWMPFQLPPAQEGNLKTNDYSNFLPLLPVDPLAGEQFCLVLTHSFSLVMVLGEDSTNQPAFMFSFEPEVVRDAWLALRNRVFLGSPDRVLQLDAFFEQFAPIAPDYRTVMQFTRLLLKHIPEEPSTVSTHSSVASAQPSAASDKEQQTTDMSVELLQAFAHEVRTPLTTIRTLTRLLLKRKNLAPDIIKRLEIIDRECTEQIDRMELLFRAAELETAAKESSPVHLTQVSLAQVFQQSLPRWEKQASQRNQTLDVILPQQMPQVVSDPTMLDRVLTGLIENFTRSLPAGSHIQVQVMPAGNQLKLQVQPQTGSVIPECEKQQMSQVQGTQSTRRSIGQLLMFQPETGSLSLNHSVTKNIFHALGGKLIVRQRPQQGEVFTIFLPLDSNATEIPWQRENLRSQTDIVGSFKVTSGAAIFKAAPEVTSECLKRLPTHEPNTES